Proteins encoded within one genomic window of Aquarana catesbeiana isolate 2022-GZ linkage group LG03, ASM4218655v1, whole genome shotgun sequence:
- the LOC141132665 gene encoding potassium voltage-gated channel subfamily A member 1-like, whose protein sequence is MEIALVSLENGRAPAVEDGGGSCTADRRDLLQIPRAPSWLIDYNQGREGPQRAPPQPQPPGTGQGGGGGGCGGGGGVGARLHSSSDMIMSYPGSHIKDGDDIHTVIRLEEDESHAHPEEEEDHHFDLGIMDHESNQRVIINIAGLRFETQLSTLNQFPDTLLGDPEKRMRFFDPLRNEYFFDRNRPSFDGILYFYQSGGKIRRPVNVSIDVFADEIRFYELGEEAMERFREDEGFLKDEEKPLPKNEFQRQVWLIFEYPESSSSARGIAIVSVLVILISIITFCLETLPEFRDENELPPTLSKVLNDTQQPPPPSGLTDPFFIIETTCVIWFTFELLVRFFACPSKSHFSKNIMNIIDIVAIIPYFITLGTELAEQQTNNGQQAMSLAILRVIRLVRVFRIFKLSRHSKGLQILGQTLKASMRELGLLIFFLFIGVILFSSAVYFAEADDPESHFSSIPDAFWWAVVTMTTVGYGDMRPVTVGGKIVGSLCAIAGVLTIALPVPVIVSNFNYFYHRETDHEEQVILKEEPSSAQGSCAGELKRSPSKVSLNKSAENVEGINNGTGSMEKSNLKAKSHVDLRKSLYALCLDTNRETDL, encoded by the coding sequence ATGGAGATCGCTCTGGTGAGTTTGGAGAACGGGAGAGCCCCAGCCGTGGAGGATGGAGGGGGCAGTTGCACAGCGGACAGGAGGGACCTGCTCCAAATCCCCAGGGCACCATCTTGGCTGATCGACTACAACCAGGGCAGGGAAGGGCCCCAGCGAGCCCCTCCACAGCCTCAGCCACcggggaccgggcaaggaggaggaggaggtggctgtggaggaggaggaggtgtgggCGCACGTTTGCACAGCAGCAGCGACATGATCATGAGCTATCCTGGCAGTCACATCAAGGATGGCGATGACATCCACACGGTGATCCGCCTGGAGGAAGACGAGTCCCATGCCCACccggaggaggaagaggaccacCATTTCGACCTGGGCATCATGGACCACGAGAGCAACCAGCGGGTCATCATCAACATCGCCGGCTTGAGGTTCGAGACCCAGCTGTCCACTCTCAACCAGTTCCCCGACACCCTACTGGGCGACCCAGAGAAGAGGATGAGGTTCTTCGACCCCTTGAGGAACGAGTACTTCTTCGACAGGAACCGACCCAGCTTCGATGGCATCCTCTACTTCTACCAGTCTGGGGGCAAGATCAGACGCCCAGTCAATGTCTCCATCGACGTGTTCGCCGACGAGATCCGCTTCTATGAGCTGGGCGAGGAGGCCATGGAGAGGTTCAGGGAGGACGAGGGCTTCTTGAAGGACGAGGAGAAGCCTTTGCCCAAGAACGAGTTCCAACGCCAGGTCTGGCTGATCTTCGAGTACCCCGAGAGTTCCAGCTCCGCCAGGGGCATCGCCATCGTTTCGGTGCTGGTCATCCTCATCTCTATCATCACCTTCTGCCTGGAGACCTTGCCCGAGTTCAGGGATGAAAACGAGCTGCCCCCGACGCTGTCCAAGGTGCTTAACGACAcccagcagccacctcctcccagcggCTTGACCGACCCCTTCTTCATCATAGAGACCACCTGTGTCATCTGGTTCACCTTCGAGCTCCTGGTCAGGTTCTTCGCTTGCCCCAGCAAGTCGCACTTCTCCAAGAACATAATGAACATCATTGACATTGTGGCCATCATCCCATACTTCATCACCCTGGGGACAGAGCTGGCTGAGCAGCAGACTAACAATGGCCAACAGGCAATGTCCCTGGCCATTCTCAGAGTCATCCGCCTGGTCAGGGTCTTCAGGATATTCAAGCTGTCCAGGCACTCTAAGGGCCTTCAGATTTTGGGACAAACCCTCAAAGCCAGCATGAGGGAATTGGGGCTTTTAATATTCTTCCTCTTCATAGGAGTCATCTTGTTCTCCAGTGCTGTCTACTTTGCTGAAGCTGATGATCCAGAGTCTCATTTCTCTAGCATCCCAGATGCTTTCTGGTGGGCCGTGGTCACCATGACCACAGTGGGCTATGGGGACATGAGGCCAGTAACTGTTGGGGGCAAAATTGTGGGTTCCTTATGTGCCATCGCTGGTGTCCTCACTATTGCATTGCCTGTCCCTGTTATAGTCTCCAACTTTAATTACTTCTACCACCGAGAAACTGACCACGAAGAGCAGGTCATCCTCAAAGAGGAGCCCAGTAGTGCACAGGGCAGCTGTGCTGGGGAACTCAAGAGAAGTCCCAGCAAGGTTTCCCTCAACAAGTCTGCAGAGAATGTTGAAGGCATCAACAATGGCACTGGCTCCATGGAAAAATCCAACCTCAAAGCCAAGAGCCATGTGGACCTTAGAAAGTCCTTATATGCTCTGTGTCTGGACACCAACAGAGAAACAGACCTGTAG